GGGACCTCATTCTCGCCACCGCAGCGCGGCGCTGGGAAGTAAGGTGTGGGCAGCACGCCGAGCGCGTCCAGCGCGCCCGCCTGCTCGGGGCACTTGCGTACGTGCCCGCCGAGCACGCGGGCGCCTACCGCGCGCGGCTGCCCGAGACCACTCATGCCTGATCCTGTCTTTCCTTACACAAAGCCCGCCGAGACCGCCCGCATCGTCTTCGTGGAGTTCACCGAAGCCGACGCGAAGAAGGTGCTCAACCAGTCCAACACGGCCACGACCGGTGGTGGTGCCCGTGACCTTCGCTTCCCCTACAAGCCCCTGGAGAGCGTTCTGGCCCGCCTGTTCCCCACCGTGAAGCAGGAGCCCCGGCGGGGCACGACGGGGATGGAGCTCAAGCCCATCCGCTACGGCACGCTCAACTACCAGACGGCCAGCGGGTGGGCGCAGGTCGATCTCCGGGTGGAGCCGCCCACCCCTTCCCGCAAGAGCGAGGGGCGCATCCCGACCTTGCACAGCATCCCGCCCTTTCAGCACTTCATCAGTCAGCTTCCGGCCGAGTGGAAGGACACCTACCTCGTCGTGTTCATCCAGCGCGAGGACGGGCAGGTCGACCTCTACTTCGCGAGCGATGCCGAGATCAGGGGGTGGCACGCGGACGTAGCCACGCCCCTGCTCACCGCCGTGGCGAACCGCAAAGGGCAGAAGCGCGTGGTGGGCTACATCGACTATGAGCGCCGGGAGGCCAGGCTGTGACCGCAGGCCCCCCACTGCCCTCGGCGCATGCCCAGCGCGTCCTCGAGCTGCTACGCGACCACCGCAACGTTATCCTGCTGGGACCTCCTGGCACCGGGAAGTCCACACTTCTGGCCGAGGTCGGTCTGTTGTTCGAGGCCACGGCGGGACTGGCCGGCGGGCCGCCGAAGTACGCCCCTGGCCGTGTCCCCTTTCCCCCGCACACGACGCCAGCCCTCCCAACCTGGATGCCCAGTCCGGCCCGCGGCGACCGCAAGGTCTTCTCCACGACATTTGACCAGACCACCGTCTACCGCGACTTCATGCGTGGGGTGGCCGCCCGGGTCAACGGCCCTGCGAGCGGCGTCGCGCTCCAGGTCACGAAGGGCACGCTCTACCGCGCGAACGAGCACGCGAAGGAGAAGGATGGGGCCTCCCTGGTGATTGTGGACGAGATCAACCGCGGCCCCGCCGTCAAAATCTTTGGCAGCACTATTGCGGCCATAGAAGGCGACAAGCGCCTGGGCCCCGACGGGCAGAAGGTGCTGGGCAGGACGCTGGAGTTCGAGCTCCTCGACGACGAGGGGAAGCAGCAACCCTACGCGCTGGCCCACGACCTCTACCTGCTCGCGGTGATGAACCTTGCCGACGCCTCGGTCGAACCGCTCGATGCGGCGTTCCTGCGGCGCTTCGTGCCCTACCGCCTGGAACCCGACCGTGGGGTGCTGCTCGACCACTTCGGTCTCTCCAGCCTGCCCGCGGCGCTGCCTGACCCGGCCGTGACGGCAGGGGACGTGTATGCCGCCGTGGTCCTGGCGTGGGAAGCGGTCAACGGGCGCCTGGCGCTGGGGCGCGGCGACGACTTCCGCATGGGGCATGGTGTGTTCCTGGGGAGCAATGTGCCCGTCCCGGGCGTCGGTGATCCCATGGAAGCGGGCGTGGCTTACGTCCGGGCCGGCTGGGACCGGCTGATGGGCCACATTGATGAGATGTTCTACGGCAACGTCGCCGGGGTCGCGGCCGCGCTCAACGTCGGTGGGAGCTCCACGGTGAAGCACCCCTTTCGCCTCGAGCGCACGACCTTCGCCGGGCAGTCGGTGTCCCGGCTGGTGCGCAGCCCCCTGGACGATTCCCAGGACTTCTACCGCCTCCTGCGCGCGGTGGCGGCCCCGTCCCACCCGTGACCACACCCGGCGCAGCCGAGCGGTTGACCCTGGCGGAGTACGGGTGGGCCCCCGACTTCGTGGGGACCCTGGCCGAGCGTCTGGGAACAGGAGCCGCGGAGGCCGTAGCGGTGCTGCACGAGTTGGACGAGCGCTTGGTGAAGCTGCTAGGGGTGGAAGAGGGCCTGATCGACATTCGTGGCCGTGACGTGCGGGTGCACGACTGCGCCGGCATCCTGCGTGTGGCCCCAGGAGTCGAAGTGGAGGTCGTGCCCAAGTTCCTCAGCGCCGACACGCGCTGGCATGAGGACTTCTTGCTTTTCGCCACCCTAGCCGAGAACGGCCGGGTGCTCCCCTCCGAGGCGCTAGCCAGCGGCGTGGGGGAGCGTGGGGACCTCGCGACCTTTATCGCGCAGACCATGCTGGGCATGTTCTGGCCCCACCAGCGGCGGCCGTTGCGGCAGTATCGCCGCCGCGTTTGGCACGAATTCTCCCTGGACGGCGAGTTCGACTCCGAGACCCTCCTGCTGCCCACCGAGGACGGCTTCCGGCTGGAGGGCAGCTTCTTTGAGCGCACCAACGGGTACAACGCCACGATCTGGGCCGCCTTCCGGGCGCTGCTCCCCGAGGTGGCCGACCCCGAAGTGAGCGCGCAGATGCGCCGTGCGATCAGTGCCCTGTCTCCCCAGGACCTGCGGGCTGTCGACGCACGTCCCCGCCTGCTGCCCAGCCGCCACCGGCACTGGCAGCCCCTGTTCGATCTGGCTGGGCAGGTCCTGCGCGGCTACGGTGTCGGCTACAGCGGCGCGGCCTTTGAGGCGCCCGGCTTCGTCCTGCAGACTTGGCGCACCTGGCAGAGCGTGGCTCTGGCTGCCCTCAGGCAAGGGCTCCCCGAGCACCTGGTGGATGACCAGGCATCCTTCCAGCTGGGCCTGCGCAACGGTCGCGCCCTGAACGTGAAGCCCGATATCAGCGTGATGACCGCAGCTTCCGCGGCGATGTTGCTGGACGCAAAGTACAAGACTCGAATCGACCGGTCCACCCGCATCGTCGAGGCTGACGTCTACGAGTCTCTCGCCTTCATGCGGGCCGCGGGAGCCAGCACGCTGATCCTTCTTTACCCTAGGCAGGAAGGGGTGCCAGTGCGACCTGCAGGCGAGTGCGAGGTCTTCGAGACCATCCTAATCGCTGACCAGACCATCCTGGGGGTCGCTGTGGAATGCCGGGGGGTCAGTGGCCAGGGCTTCGACGCCTTCGCCCAACGTCTCGCCGGGTTCGTGCGGCGTCGCCTTGCCTCGACTGCCCAAGGGGCAGGCGCGTCGGAACTCGGGCTTGCAAGCAGTTGAAGGGTCCTGAGTCCGGACGCCCAAGCAGGTGGAGCCCGCAGAGCACCTCGTGTGACTGCTGCTGGAAAGTGACACGTTGTGCGTTCGGGCGCGGGTGCACACAGGGGGGCAGTCCGCGCTGGGGGACTTCCAGGGCGAGCTGGCCAAAGTCGCAGCGCGGGGCCAGACCACGTACAGCAAGATGGCGCTGCAGGTACTGGGCAACCGGAAGAAGAAGGAGGCGCTGGCGGCGGCGCTGCTGAACCTGGTGTGTGACGGGCTGCGGACACACACCGAGACGGCCGAGAAATGAGACAGGAGAGGGCGGGGGACTTCGGTCCCCCGCCCTCTCCTGCTGATGTCAGCTCAGTGACGGTGGCGGCGGGAGGCACCAGAGGAACTCGCCTCTTCCGCAAGCGGGAAGGCGAGCAGGGCTGCGCGGCCGCCGTGAGCCTGCCAGAGCGGGAACACGGGGCTCCAGGGGTCCTCCAGCCAGAAGCCCACGAACCAGCAGGGCACCGGGACCCGGTCCTCGGGCCGCGCCGGGCGCTCCCGGCCGCGGTCGTCGGCGCGCCGATCGGGGTGGTCGCGGCGGATCTCGACCAGCCGCCTGGTGCCGCTCGCGCAGAAGCGTTCCCGCATCGCCTGCCCCGTGCGCCGCTCGAGCAGCCGCAGCGCCTGCGCCCCGTCCAGTTGCAGCTCGGGGCGCTGCAGCGCCGGGTGGTCGTAGACCGGCACCACGCAGGGCAGCTTCAACATCCCCACCAGGTCGTCGAGCGCGACCCGGCGTCCCCAGGAGTCGAAGTGGACGAGGTCGTACTGCCCCTGCAGCGTGCTGCCCAGCGGCTGACCCGCGCGCACCATCCGGGTGTAGTGCTGCCCAAGCGCCTCCTGGTAAGCCTCGCGGCTGGGATGGTCCTCGGGATTCACCTCGGGCGTGTGCCGCGCGGGCAACTGCAGGCGGCCGACCTCACGCATCGCCCGGCGAAGCCGCTGAACGTCATCGACTGTCAGGGCCTCGGGTGTGGTCAGGGGCAGCCGGGCCAGGTCGGCCGTGTGGGCGCTTGCCCCGGGCGCCGGGTCCTCCAGCAAGGCCTGAACGCGGGCGCGGTGGAACTCGGGGTGCGCGCGGGCGTCCTGGAGCAGCACGAGGTAGTCGGTGAGCTGGCGCAGCCGCTCGACGTCGCCGTCACCGATCGCCGCCTGCCCCGCCCGGTGCTGGATGCCGGCGAGGTCCTGCAGAATCTGCTCCCCGTGCCGGGTGCCGGCCAGGAGGTATTCGGCCCCGGCGCGCAGCCGCTCGATCATCTCGCGCGTGTCCTCGAACGTGCCGCCGACCAGCCGGTGGACCCGCAGGGCGATGCCCGCCTGGCCCTCGGCGAGCTTCTCCATCCGCCGTTCGGTGATGCCGGAGACCTGCCGCAGGCAGGTGAGCCCCGCGCGCACCTCGCCGTCCCCCGTGTCGATCCTCACCTGCCGCTCCGCCTGGTGGGGGCGGTCGCACAGGTCGCACGCCTCGCGCGAGGCGAAGAGCGTGAAGCTGGTGACGCGGTACGGGCTGTCCTGGACGACGCGGCCCTTGCTGCGCCGCGCCTGAAAGGGAACGTTGACCTGGGCCTGCCGGAGCGCTTGGGCGTTCTCTGCCATCGGTCCTCCTCGGGTGAATGGGGTCAGGTCGGGCGGGGCGGCCGACGGGCCGCCCCGCGGCGTCTTCAGGCGGGCACGGTCAGGCTCACGGCGCCGACGTGGGCAACGGTGATGGTCCGGCCCTGCAGGCCCTTCTCCTTCATGGGCACCCAGGTGCGGGCGGCGCGCAGCTCCTGGTCGTCGGCGACGAGGCGCGCGGCCCGGCTCGGTCCCGCCTTCACGGTGACGCGTGCGCCAAACTGCGCCCTGAGCTTCTCCCAGTCGTCGGTCACCTGCGCGAGCTCGGCGGTGACGCGCAGGCCGGGGACGCGCCCCAGCGCGCGGGCGTAGGCGTGGGTGCCCTGCCCGGTGAGGTCCCAGCCGACCACGTGCAGCCGTCGCTGGGCCCCCTCCACGAGGTCCCGCGCCCGGCGCCGGGCGTCCTCCTCGAGCATCGCCCCCTCGGCGTACACCTCCCAGAGCGGGGGCTGCCCCGCGGGGGCCGGACCGAGGTCAAGCAGCTCCGGCCAGTCCACCCGGGCGGCCAGGGCGTCCAGCTCTTCCGAGGGCTGCCCGCCGCGGTCGAGGAGGACGTTACGCCAGACGCGGGCGTCCAGGTCGAGCAGGGCGTGAGCCCCG
The genomic region above belongs to Deinococcus aestuarii and contains:
- a CDS encoding AAA family ATPase, whose amino-acid sequence is MPSPARGDRKVFSTTFDQTTVYRDFMRGVAARVNGPASGVALQVTKGTLYRANEHAKEKDGASLVIVDEINRGPAVKIFGSTIAAIEGDKRLGPDGQKVLGRTLEFELLDDEGKQQPYALAHDLYLLAVMNLADASVEPLDAAFLRRFVPYRLEPDRGVLLDHFGLSSLPAALPDPAVTAGDVYAAVVLAWEAVNGRLALGRGDDFRMGHGVFLGSNVPVPGVGDPMEAGVAYVRAGWDRLMGHIDEMFYGNVAGVAAALNVGGSSTVKHPFRLERTTFAGQSVSRLVRSPLDDSQDFYRLLRAVAAPSHP
- a CDS encoding McrC family protein gives rise to the protein MTTPGAAERLTLAEYGWAPDFVGTLAERLGTGAAEAVAVLHELDERLVKLLGVEEGLIDIRGRDVRVHDCAGILRVAPGVEVEVVPKFLSADTRWHEDFLLFATLAENGRVLPSEALASGVGERGDLATFIAQTMLGMFWPHQRRPLRQYRRRVWHEFSLDGEFDSETLLLPTEDGFRLEGSFFERTNGYNATIWAAFRALLPEVADPEVSAQMRRAISALSPQDLRAVDARPRLLPSRHRHWQPLFDLAGQVLRGYGVGYSGAAFEAPGFVLQTWRTWQSVALAALRQGLPEHLVDDQASFQLGLRNGRALNVKPDISVMTAASAAMLLDAKYKTRIDRSTRIVEADVYESLAFMRAAGASTLILLYPRQEGVPVRPAGECEVFETILIADQTILGVAVECRGVSGQGFDAFAQRLAGFVRRRLASTAQGAGASELGLASS